In a single window of the Oncorhynchus gorbuscha isolate QuinsamMale2020 ecotype Even-year unplaced genomic scaffold, OgorEven_v1.0 Un_scaffold_841, whole genome shotgun sequence genome:
- the LOC124020504 gene encoding LOW QUALITY PROTEIN: F-box/LRR-repeat protein 14-like (The sequence of the model RefSeq protein was modified relative to this genomic sequence to represent the inferred CDS: deleted 2 bases in 2 codons) has product METHISCLFPEILAMIFSYLDVRDKGRVAQVCAAWRDASYHKSVWRGVEAKLHLRRANPSLFPSLQARGIRRVQILSLRRSLSYVIQGMPNIESLNLSGCYNLTDNGLGHAFVQEIPSLRVLNLSLCKQITDSSLGRIAQYLKNLEVLELGGCSNITNTGLLLIAWGLHRLKSLNLRSCRHVSDVGIGHLAGMTRSAAEGCLNLEYLTLQDCQKLTDLSLKHISKGLAKLKVLNLSFCGGISDAGMIHLSHMTSLWSLNLRSCDNISDTGIMHLAMGTLRLSGLDMSFCDKIGDQSLAYIAQGLYQLKSLSLCSCHISDDGINRMVRQMHELRTLNIGQCVRITDKGLELIADHLTQLTGIDLYGCTKITKRGLERITQLPCLKVLNLGLWQMTESEKVR; this is encoded by the exons ATGGAGACGCACATATCGTGCCTCTTTCCGGAAATTTTAGCCATGATTTTCAGCTACTTGGATGTAAGGGACAAAGGCAGGGTGGCCCAAGTGTGTGCTGCTTGGAGGGACGCTTCCTACCACAAgtctgtgtggagg ggggtggaAGCCAAACTGCATCTGCGGCGGGCcaatccttctctcttccccagcCTACAGGCCCGCGGAATCCGGAGAGTACAGATTCTCAGTCTGCGGCGGAGCCTCAGCTACGTGATCCAGGGGATGCCAAACATCGAGAGCCTGAACCTGAGTGGCTGCTATAACTTAACGGATAACGGCCTGGGGCACGCGTTTGTCCAGGAGATCCCTTCC CTTCGGGTTCTAAACCTTAGTCTGTGTAAGCAGATCACGGACTCCAGCCTGGGCCGGATCGCCCAGTATCTGAAGAACCTGGAGGTTCTGGAACTGGGCGGGTGTAGTAACATCACCAACACGGGGCTGTTGCTCATAGCGTGGGGTTTACACCGGCTCAAGAGCCTCAATCTCCGCAGCTGCCGGCATGTGTCTGACGTGGGCATCGGGCACCTGGCGGGCATGACCCGCAGCGCAGCGGAGGGCTGTCTCAACCTGGAATACCTGACGCTGCAGGACTGTCAGAAACTTACGGATCTGTCCCTCAAGCACATCTCGAAGGGCCTGGCTAAGCTCAAAGTTCTTAACCTGAGTTTCTGTGGCGGGATCTCTGACGCAGGTATGATCCACCTCTCCCACATGACCAGCCTCTGGAGCCTTAACCTGCGCTCGTGCGACAACATCAGTGACACGGGCATCATGCACCTGGCCATGGGCACGCTGCGGCTCTCCGGGCTAGACATGTCCTTctgtgacaagataggggaccAGAGTCTGGCTTACATCGCCCAGGGCCTGTACCAGCTCAAATCCCTGTCCCTGTGCTCGTGCCACATTAGTGACGATGGCATCAACAGGATGGTGCGCCAGATGCATGAGCTGAGAACCCTGAACATTGGACAGTGTGTGCGGATTACAGACAAAGGACTGGAGCTCATTGCCGACCACTTGACTCAGTTGACGGGGATCGATCTGTATGGATGTACTAAAATCACGAAACGGGGACTGGAAAGGATAACGCAGCTCCCATGCCTTAAAGTTTTGAATCTGGGACTTTGGCAGATGACAGAGAGTGAAAAAGTGAGGTGA